A stretch of Leisingera sp. S132 DNA encodes these proteins:
- a CDS encoding ABC transporter ATP-binding protein translates to MADTLLEVCELAVRFGPIQAVKWVSFSLRKGRTLGIVGESGSGKSTLLWALTRLLPDAATLNSGEVWFNGADLLRQPPARMRALRGSRISYISQDPMTSLAPGLTIGQQMSDLLYREPWSKREKWQRAIDALDWVCLPDPAARMNMYPHELSGGQRQRVSIAMALMLGPDLVLADEPTTALDPTLEVEILELLKRLQQETGCAIIFVTHHLGVVATLCDEVLVMKSGELRESGPVREVFAEPQDDYTKALLRCDPAQIETPTRRLPTMSEALERPVQIVQGPTDRIRAEAAPVLQVQDLSVTFTRSGLLPPALGGWREKIPAVRNVSFDIRSGETLALIGESGSGKTTVARSIMGLVRPDCGRIALNGVELTGADAAGWSRAREQVAMMFQDPAGSLSPRVTIADQVVEPLIVHGRRAEATRARAIELLTQAGLGEAYADRYPHELSGGQARRAGVARALALSPSLVVADEPTAGLDVSVQGEVVNLFNTLQEQMGLSILLITHNMSVVRHAADRMIVMLKGELVETGATAQLFSRGRHEYTRRLIAASHHALPDQKSRNQERKLHAVE, encoded by the coding sequence ATGGCGGATACACTTCTGGAAGTCTGCGAGCTTGCCGTCCGCTTTGGCCCCATCCAGGCAGTGAAATGGGTGTCCTTTTCACTTCGAAAGGGCCGCACCCTGGGCATCGTCGGCGAAAGCGGTTCTGGCAAATCCACGCTGCTGTGGGCGCTGACCCGGCTGCTGCCGGATGCGGCCACGCTGAATTCAGGCGAGGTCTGGTTTAACGGTGCGGATCTGCTGCGCCAGCCGCCTGCCCGGATGCGGGCGCTGCGCGGCAGCCGGATATCCTATATCTCGCAGGACCCGATGACATCGCTGGCGCCTGGGCTGACCATTGGCCAGCAGATGAGCGATCTTTTGTACCGCGAGCCTTGGTCCAAGCGTGAAAAATGGCAGCGTGCCATTGATGCGTTGGACTGGGTCTGCCTGCCGGACCCGGCAGCACGGATGAACATGTACCCGCATGAACTGTCGGGCGGCCAGCGCCAGCGGGTCTCCATCGCCATGGCGCTGATGCTGGGGCCAGACCTGGTGCTGGCGGATGAGCCGACGACCGCGCTGGACCCGACGCTGGAGGTGGAAATCCTCGAGCTGCTGAAGCGCCTGCAGCAGGAGACCGGCTGCGCCATCATCTTTGTGACCCACCACCTGGGGGTGGTTGCGACGCTCTGCGACGAGGTTCTGGTGATGAAATCCGGCGAACTCCGCGAGTCCGGGCCGGTGCGGGAGGTGTTTGCCGAACCGCAGGATGATTACACAAAGGCCCTGCTGCGCTGCGATCCGGCGCAGATCGAAACCCCGACCCGGCGGCTGCCCACGATGAGCGAGGCGCTGGAGCGTCCCGTGCAGATCGTGCAAGGCCCGACAGACCGGATCAGGGCGGAAGCGGCACCGGTTCTGCAAGTCCAGGACCTGTCGGTCACATTCACGCGGAGCGGCCTGCTGCCGCCTGCCTTGGGCGGCTGGCGCGAGAAGATCCCGGCGGTCCGCAATGTGAGTTTTGACATCCGCAGCGGCGAAACCCTGGCGCTGATTGGAGAGAGCGGCTCGGGCAAGACCACGGTTGCGCGCTCCATCATGGGGCTGGTCCGCCCGGACTGTGGCAGGATCGCCCTCAACGGTGTTGAACTGACCGGCGCAGATGCCGCGGGCTGGAGCAGGGCGCGCGAGCAGGTTGCGATGATGTTCCAGGACCCCGCAGGCTCGCTTTCGCCACGGGTGACCATCGCCGACCAGGTTGTTGAGCCGCTGATCGTGCATGGCCGCCGCGCTGAGGCAACGCGGGCACGGGCCATTGAACTGCTGACTCAGGCGGGGCTGGGCGAAGCCTATGCAGACAGGTATCCGCATGAGCTGTCGGGCGGCCAGGCGCGCCGCGCCGGCGTGGCCCGGGCGCTGGCGCTGTCGCCCTCGCTGGTGGTCGCGGATGAGCCGACCGCCGGGCTGGACGTTTCAGTCCAGGGCGAGGTGGTGAACCTGTTCAACACCCTGCAGGAGCAGATGGGCCTGTCGATCCTGCTGATCACCCACAACATGAGCGTTGTCCGCCATGCCGCCGACCGCATGATCGTCATGCTCAAGGGCGAACTGGTCGAGACGGGCGCTACTGCCCAGCTCTTTTCCCGGGGCAGGCACGAATACACCCGCAGGCTGATTGCGGCGTCCCATCATGCCCTGCCGGACCAAAAGTCACGCAACCAAGAGAGAAAACTTCATGCCGTTGAATGA
- a CDS encoding phosphotransferase family protein → MSQSDLLHKIRALPIWQGDITVDPLKGGITNENYLVEDSAGKYVVRAGDDIPLHQVLRFNELAASRAAHEAGLSPAVLHAEGGLTVLEFIESRTLTEADVRDPAMLPRVLEVVKSCHRDVPGHLRGPALVFWVFHVIRDYAATLRDKDSLYAALALELAGIGNSLEKAAGPFDIVFGHNDLLCGNFLDDGRRLWLIDFDYAGFNSPLFDLGGLASNNGLSQKQEHWLLETYFEAPVSDGLLHRYGAMKCASLLRETMWSMVSEITSEIDFDYAAYTATNLARFRAALDDFQNT, encoded by the coding sequence ATGAGCCAATCCGACCTGCTTCACAAAATCCGCGCACTGCCCATCTGGCAGGGGGATATCACCGTTGACCCGTTGAAAGGCGGCATCACCAACGAGAATTACCTGGTTGAGGACAGCGCCGGAAAATACGTGGTGCGGGCGGGCGACGACATCCCGCTGCATCAGGTGCTGCGCTTCAACGAACTGGCCGCCAGCCGCGCCGCCCATGAGGCGGGCCTGTCGCCTGCGGTGCTGCATGCCGAAGGCGGACTGACGGTGCTGGAGTTCATCGAAAGCCGTACCCTGACCGAGGCGGACGTGCGCGATCCGGCAATGCTGCCGCGGGTACTGGAAGTGGTGAAATCCTGCCACCGCGATGTGCCCGGGCATCTGCGCGGCCCGGCGCTGGTGTTCTGGGTGTTTCATGTGATCCGGGATTATGCGGCCACCCTGCGGGACAAGGACAGCCTGTATGCGGCGCTGGCCTTGGAACTGGCGGGCATCGGCAACAGCCTGGAGAAGGCGGCAGGCCCTTTCGACATCGTGTTCGGGCACAACGACCTCTTGTGCGGCAATTTCCTGGACGATGGCCGCAGGCTCTGGCTGATCGACTTCGATTATGCCGGCTTCAACTCGCCGCTGTTCGACCTCGGCGGGCTCGCTTCCAACAACGGGCTGTCGCAGAAGCAGGAGCACTGGCTGCTGGAAACCTACTTCGAGGCTCCTGTTAGTGACGGATTGCTGCACCGCTACGGCGCCATGAAATGCGCGTCGCTCCTGCGCGAGACCATGTGGAGCATGGTCTCCGAGATCACTTCCGAAATCGACTTTGACTACGCGGCTTACACCGCCACCAACCTCGCGCGCTTCCGCGCGGCGCTTGACGACTTTCAAAACACCTGA
- a CDS encoding amidase translates to MSDLDLCYLPATEQIALFKSGELSPVDVLKAQFARAEAVEPVINAFTDTYYEQAMDAARAAEEVYVNRPGDARPLEGITVAIKDEMDVKGQRNTQGSLIYKDHIAQETHPVAQRLKDAGAIFHARSATPEFCSAWTTDTRLHGVTRNPWNPDFTPSGSSGGAGAALAAGTTTLATGSDIGGSIRGPAAVCGVVGFKPPYGRVPDAAPFNLDPYCHVGAMARTVADCALMQNVISGYHPQDIATVRERMTIPFEYGSLQGKRIGYSLDISNEVVTKDVADQTFKVLDALSDAGAVVEEVKLGWGHDVREGCKNYLNHLMGAALMREAVAHPDLVCDYTKYFADCAAKTTAEDFLTAFDTAADIYSRFGPMMENDYYAFICPAFASYEMLAQQKPWDRITIGDRDFDSEYDLNTLAVFNMLSRLPTLAVPAGIGANGRPVGVQIVVRAFDDPRAFHVASVLQQKMPWLDTPARRPNL, encoded by the coding sequence ATGTCCGATCTTGATCTGTGCTATCTGCCGGCAACTGAGCAGATCGCTCTGTTCAAGTCCGGTGAGCTGTCCCCGGTCGACGTTCTGAAAGCTCAGTTCGCCCGGGCTGAAGCGGTCGAGCCGGTGATCAACGCGTTCACCGATACCTATTATGAGCAGGCCATGGACGCCGCCCGCGCGGCGGAAGAGGTCTATGTGAACCGCCCCGGCGATGCCCGCCCGCTGGAGGGCATCACGGTCGCCATCAAGGACGAGATGGACGTCAAAGGCCAGCGCAACACCCAAGGATCGCTGATCTACAAGGATCATATTGCGCAGGAGACCCACCCGGTTGCGCAGCGGCTGAAGGATGCAGGCGCGATTTTCCATGCCCGCTCTGCCACGCCGGAGTTCTGCAGCGCCTGGACCACTGACACCCGCCTGCACGGCGTAACCCGCAATCCCTGGAACCCGGACTTTACGCCATCCGGCTCATCCGGCGGGGCCGGGGCGGCGCTCGCGGCGGGCACCACGACGCTGGCAACAGGATCGGATATTGGCGGCTCGATCCGCGGCCCGGCAGCAGTTTGCGGCGTGGTCGGCTTCAAGCCGCCCTATGGCCGGGTGCCGGATGCGGCCCCGTTCAACCTGGACCCTTATTGCCACGTCGGCGCCATGGCCCGCACGGTTGCGGACTGCGCGCTGATGCAGAATGTGATCTCGGGCTATCATCCGCAGGACATTGCCACTGTGCGCGAAAGGATGACGATCCCCTTCGAATACGGCAGCTTGCAGGGCAAGCGCATCGGCTACAGCCTGGATATCAGCAATGAGGTGGTGACCAAGGACGTGGCCGATCAGACCTTCAAGGTGTTGGACGCGCTGTCGGATGCCGGCGCCGTCGTGGAGGAGGTCAAACTCGGCTGGGGGCATGATGTGCGCGAGGGCTGCAAGAATTACCTCAACCATCTTATGGGGGCGGCTTTGATGCGCGAAGCCGTGGCGCATCCTGACCTCGTCTGCGACTACACCAAGTATTTTGCGGACTGCGCGGCCAAGACCACAGCGGAGGACTTCCTGACGGCTTTTGACACCGCTGCGGATATTTACAGCCGGTTCGGTCCGATGATGGAGAACGATTACTACGCCTTCATCTGCCCGGCCTTTGCCAGCTACGAGATGCTGGCGCAGCAAAAGCCCTGGGACCGGATCACCATCGGAGACCGGGATTTCGACAGCGAATACGACCTGAACACGCTGGCCGTCTTCAACATGCTGTCCCGGCTGCCAACGCTGGCGGTGCCCGCCGGGATCGGAGCCAACGGGCGGCCGGTCGGGGTACAGATCGTGGTCCGGGCCTTTGACGATCCCAGGGCGTTTCACGTGGCCTCGGTGCTGCAGCAGAAAATGCCCTGGCTGGACACTCCAGCGCGGCGTCCGAATCTCTAG
- a CDS encoding ABC transporter permease: MLGYIFRRICLGVTVLILAVSTLYVLVQLAPGDPASAMLGPRATPAIKAEFAERLGLDQPMPVQIVKYLGAVVQGDLGTDLRSRLPVRDVLMAHLPHTVHLVAAAMLLAAGLGIPLGCLAAVHRNSVFDRLIGVLSVSVIAVPSVIIAIYGMLLFSAHLGWLPAIGAGEGGLWSTLHHLIMPAVAVGIGWVGYLARLVRASMIEVLSANYIRNARSFGLTEPRIISRYALRVAVAPTVTVLGVGAGYMLGSAVFAEIVFARPGIGKLMYDAVILRNYPVTLGAVLASSALLIAATTAADILNAIIDPRFKESQE, encoded by the coding sequence ATGCTTGGCTATATCTTCCGCCGCATCTGTCTTGGGGTGACTGTGCTGATCCTGGCTGTCTCGACGCTTTATGTGCTGGTGCAGCTTGCCCCCGGAGATCCGGCCAGCGCCATGCTGGGGCCGCGGGCAACCCCGGCGATCAAGGCGGAATTTGCCGAGCGCCTGGGGCTGGATCAGCCGATGCCGGTGCAGATCGTGAAGTATCTCGGCGCGGTTGTGCAGGGTGATCTGGGCACTGATTTGCGCAGCCGCCTGCCGGTCAGGGATGTGTTGATGGCGCATCTTCCGCATACAGTTCATCTTGTGGCAGCAGCGATGCTGCTGGCGGCTGGCCTCGGCATCCCGCTGGGCTGTCTGGCGGCGGTGCATCGCAACAGTGTCTTCGACCGGCTGATCGGGGTGCTGTCGGTCAGCGTCATCGCGGTGCCCTCAGTGATCATCGCAATCTACGGCATGCTGCTGTTCTCGGCGCACCTGGGCTGGCTGCCTGCGATCGGCGCCGGTGAAGGGGGCCTCTGGTCCACGTTGCATCACCTGATCATGCCAGCAGTGGCGGTCGGCATCGGCTGGGTCGGCTATCTGGCCAGGCTGGTGCGCGCTTCGATGATCGAAGTGCTGTCGGCAAATTACATCCGCAATGCCCGTTCTTTCGGGCTGACCGAGCCGCGCATCATCTCCCGCTATGCGTTGCGGGTGGCGGTGGCGCCGACCGTTACCGTGCTGGGGGTGGGCGCCGGCTACATGCTGGGCAGCGCGGTCTTTGCCGAGATCGTCTTTGCCCGGCCGGGCATCGGCAAGCTGATGTATGACGCGGTGATCCTGCGCAATTATCCGGTGACATTGGGCGCTGTGCTGGCCTCCAGCGCGCTGCTGATCGCCGCAACCACCGCCGCAGACATCCTCAACGCCATCATCGATCCCCGCTTCAAGGAGAGCCAGGAATGA
- a CDS encoding ABC transporter substrate-binding protein yields MTQIARDRAKRASACAVAAAALWAAATGAASAETLRIAVAADPGYLDPAYWGSSSEQLLIDNLYPRLAKYVPGDEWRAELDAAKSVDLSDPQHIAFELKPGIMWSGGYGELTAEDVEYSFERHLDPELESGVSAEFSLLEDVEVTGKYTGIIHLSAPSPSFWSATLSYTSGAIISKAAAEASDGYFEATPVATAGAYRFKSHEPGQAFMLERDPDWSGAAADFDEVAIIAIADDNAAKVAFDAGEIDYTYAASALEYDSWSKTSANSELRASLDPLWMGISETYDGLSDIRVRQAIQKAVDVPTILAAISNGRADHAAGMVAPGLLGYRDAAPMQRDVEGARALIAEAGAEGTVLRLDFVNTANRATIAQIVQANLAEIGLVVDLNGQDEGTFWSVDESRAADLQLHVKSWTGNPDGLYMMQYFTSDQVGVWNWEGLSNPEYDALVQKARTSTDDTERGKLYAQMQALMVDSGNFLFLTNEPLTILWNDKVVPATLPDGRPVFAGFKKAGS; encoded by the coding sequence ATGACCCAGATTGCTAGAGACCGGGCCAAGCGCGCCTCAGCCTGTGCCGTTGCCGCAGCCGCGCTTTGGGCCGCTGCAACGGGTGCTGCCAGCGCCGAAACCTTGCGCATCGCGGTTGCGGCGGACCCAGGCTATCTGGATCCGGCGTACTGGGGGTCCAGCTCGGAACAGCTGCTGATCGACAACCTTTACCCGCGGCTGGCCAAATATGTTCCCGGAGATGAATGGCGGGCGGAGCTGGATGCGGCGAAGTCCGTTGATCTGTCGGACCCGCAGCACATCGCGTTTGAACTGAAGCCCGGCATCATGTGGTCTGGGGGATACGGAGAACTGACTGCCGAGGATGTTGAGTATTCTTTTGAACGGCATCTGGACCCGGAGCTGGAATCGGGTGTTTCCGCAGAGTTTTCCCTGCTGGAAGATGTTGAAGTTACCGGGAAATACACCGGTATCATCCATCTGAGCGCGCCGTCACCGTCATTCTGGAGCGCGACGTTGTCCTACACCTCGGGGGCGATCATCTCAAAGGCGGCAGCGGAGGCTTCGGACGGGTATTTCGAGGCGACGCCGGTTGCAACTGCAGGTGCCTACAGATTCAAGTCGCATGAGCCGGGTCAGGCTTTCATGCTGGAGAGAGACCCGGACTGGAGCGGCGCCGCGGCGGATTTCGATGAGGTTGCGATCATTGCCATTGCCGATGACAACGCCGCCAAGGTGGCCTTTGATGCCGGTGAGATAGATTACACCTACGCGGCTTCGGCTCTGGAATACGACAGCTGGTCCAAAACGTCAGCCAATTCCGAACTGCGTGCCTCGCTGGATCCGCTGTGGATGGGCATTTCGGAGACTTACGACGGACTGTCGGACATCCGGGTGCGCCAGGCCATTCAGAAAGCCGTGGATGTGCCTACCATTCTTGCCGCAATCTCCAACGGGCGGGCGGATCATGCCGCAGGCATGGTGGCGCCCGGGCTTCTGGGGTATCGCGACGCCGCGCCGATGCAGCGGGATGTTGAAGGCGCGCGTGCATTGATCGCCGAAGCGGGGGCCGAAGGCACCGTCTTGCGGCTTGACTTCGTCAACACGGCCAACCGGGCAACCATTGCCCAGATCGTTCAGGCAAACCTTGCCGAGATCGGCCTGGTGGTAGATCTGAACGGACAGGACGAGGGCACGTTCTGGAGCGTTGACGAATCCCGGGCCGCTGATCTGCAGCTGCATGTGAAATCCTGGACTGGCAATCCGGATGGCCTTTACATGATGCAGTATTTCACCTCGGACCAGGTGGGGGTCTGGAACTGGGAAGGCCTGAGCAACCCGGAATACGACGCCCTGGTACAGAAGGCGCGCACGAGCACGGATGACACGGAGCGCGGCAAACTCTACGCGCAAATGCAGGCGCTCATGGTGGACTCCGGCAACTTCCTGTTTCTGACCAATGAGCCCTTGACCATACTGTGGAACGACAAGGTTGTCCCGGCGACCCTGCCGGACGGCCGCCCGGTCTTCGCCGGGTTCAAGAAGGCTGGCAGCTGA
- a CDS encoding FAD-dependent oxidoreductase: MTELPSTAKAVIIGGGIIGCSTAYHLAKLGWTDTVLLERKKLTSGTTFHAAGLVGQLRSNANITQLLGYSVDLYNKIEAETGLGTGWKMNGGLRLACNEERWTEVKRQATTAHSFGLEMELLTPKEAQDLWPLMDISDVIGAAFMPTDGQANPSDITQALAKGARMAGARIFEDTKVTDIEIEGGRIRAVITEHGRIECEKVICCAGQWTRTFAKRFGVNVPLVPMEHQYMVTEPFEGVPSNLPTLRDPDRLTYYKEEVGGLVMGGYEPNPIPWAKDGIPQGFHYTLLDSNFDHFEQLMELALGRVPALEHAGIKTLTNGPESFTPDGNFIIGEAPELRNFYVGAGFNAFGIAAGGGAGMALAEWVKNGEPPFDLWSADIRRFGRPHFDTDWVRTRTVEAYGKHYTMAWPHEEHDSGRPCRKSPLYDTLKSQGACFGEKLGWERPNWFADAARGETPKDVYSFGRQNWFDAVGREHKAAREAAVLFDQTSFAKFALKGPDALAAMDWICANDVNKPVGSLVYTQMLNDKGGIECDLTVGRVAHDEFYIVTGTGYATHDFDWIRRNIPDGMNCQLFDITSSNAVLSLMGPKARDILSAVTRDDVSNDGFKFGTIRTIGIAGCPVQALRVTYVGELGWELHLPVEYAQTVYSALMQAGQPHGLINAGYRAIESLRLEKGYRAWGSDIGPDHTPFEAGLGWAVKLRKDIPFKGRAAAEAQKAEGVKKMLACFTTDPGVVLLGRETIYRNGKRVGWLTSGGYGHTVGQSIGYGYIRNPEGVDADYVLNGDYELEVATERVPCKVRLSPLYDPSMSRVKA; the protein is encoded by the coding sequence ATGACTGAACTTCCTTCAACTGCCAAGGCAGTCATCATCGGCGGCGGCATCATCGGCTGCTCCACCGCTTACCACCTGGCCAAGCTGGGCTGGACCGACACCGTTCTGCTGGAGCGGAAGAAGCTGACCTCGGGCACCACCTTCCACGCCGCCGGGCTGGTCGGGCAGCTGCGCTCGAACGCCAATATCACCCAGCTGCTGGGCTATTCGGTCGATCTCTACAACAAGATCGAAGCGGAAACCGGCCTGGGCACCGGCTGGAAGATGAACGGCGGCCTGCGGCTGGCCTGCAACGAGGAACGCTGGACAGAGGTTAAGCGCCAGGCCACCACCGCGCATTCCTTCGGTCTGGAGATGGAGCTGCTGACCCCGAAAGAGGCGCAGGATCTGTGGCCGCTGATGGATATCTCCGACGTCATCGGCGCCGCATTCATGCCGACCGACGGCCAGGCCAACCCCTCCGACATCACCCAGGCGCTGGCCAAGGGCGCGCGGATGGCTGGCGCCAGGATCTTTGAGGACACCAAGGTCACCGATATCGAGATCGAGGGCGGCAGGATCCGCGCCGTGATCACCGAACATGGCCGCATCGAATGCGAGAAGGTGATCTGCTGCGCCGGCCAGTGGACCCGCACCTTTGCCAAGCGGTTCGGGGTCAACGTGCCACTGGTGCCGATGGAGCACCAATATATGGTGACGGAACCGTTCGAGGGCGTGCCCTCGAACCTGCCGACCCTGCGCGACCCGGACCGGCTGACCTACTACAAGGAAGAGGTCGGCGGGCTGGTGATGGGCGGATACGAGCCGAACCCGATCCCCTGGGCCAAGGACGGCATCCCGCAGGGTTTCCACTACACCCTGCTCGACAGCAATTTCGACCATTTCGAGCAGTTGATGGAGCTGGCGCTTGGCCGTGTGCCCGCCTTGGAGCATGCCGGTATCAAGACCCTGACCAACGGGCCGGAGAGTTTCACACCCGATGGCAACTTCATCATCGGCGAAGCGCCGGAACTGCGGAACTTCTACGTCGGCGCTGGCTTCAACGCCTTCGGCATTGCCGCAGGCGGTGGCGCCGGCATGGCGCTGGCGGAATGGGTGAAGAACGGCGAACCGCCTTTTGATCTCTGGTCTGCTGACATCCGCCGCTTCGGCCGGCCGCATTTCGACACCGACTGGGTCCGCACCCGCACGGTTGAGGCTTACGGCAAGCATTACACCATGGCCTGGCCGCATGAGGAGCACGACAGCGGCCGCCCCTGCCGCAAGTCGCCGCTTTACGACACGCTGAAAAGCCAGGGCGCCTGCTTCGGCGAGAAACTCGGCTGGGAACGCCCGAACTGGTTTGCCGATGCCGCCCGGGGCGAGACGCCCAAAGACGTCTACAGCTTCGGCCGCCAGAACTGGTTCGACGCAGTGGGCCGCGAGCACAAGGCCGCGCGCGAGGCGGCGGTTCTTTTCGATCAGACCTCCTTCGCCAAATTCGCGCTGAAAGGCCCCGATGCGCTGGCCGCGATGGACTGGATTTGCGCAAATGACGTGAACAAGCCGGTCGGCTCGCTGGTCTATACCCAGATGCTGAACGACAAAGGCGGCATTGAGTGTGACCTGACCGTAGGCCGCGTCGCGCATGACGAGTTCTACATCGTCACCGGCACCGGCTATGCCACCCATGACTTCGACTGGATCCGCCGCAACATTCCCGACGGCATGAATTGCCAGCTGTTCGACATCACCTCCTCCAACGCGGTGTTGTCTCTGATGGGGCCGAAGGCGCGCGACATCCTCTCCGCAGTCACCCGTGACGATGTCTCCAACGACGGCTTCAAGTTCGGCACCATCCGCACCATCGGCATTGCCGGCTGCCCGGTACAGGCGCTGCGCGTGACCTATGTGGGTGAGCTGGGCTGGGAACTGCACCTGCCAGTGGAATACGCGCAAACGGTCTACTCTGCCCTGATGCAGGCCGGACAGCCGCATGGGCTGATCAACGCGGGCTACCGTGCAATCGAGAGCCTTCGCTTGGAAAAAGGATACCGCGCCTGGGGCTCGGATATCGGCCCCGACCACACCCCGTTCGAAGCCGGGCTTGGCTGGGCAGTGAAGCTCAGGAAGGATATCCCCTTCAAGGGCCGCGCTGCCGCCGAAGCGCAGAAGGCAGAAGGCGTCAAGAAGATGCTCGCCTGTTTCACCACTGATCCCGGCGTTGTGCTCTTGGGCCGGGAAACGATTTACCGCAACGGCAAACGCGTCGGCTGGCTGACATCGGGAGGCTATGGCCACACCGTCGGGCAGTCCATCGGCTACGGCTACATCCGCAATCCCGAAGGCGTGGATGCCGATTATGTCCTGAACGGGGACTACGAGCTGGAGGTCGCCACCGAACGCGTCCCCTGCAAGGTGCGGCTCAGCCCGCTCTACGACCCGTCGATGAGCCGGGTAAAGGCCTGA
- a CDS encoding ABC transporter permease — MTATDAQGLVPPSRLGGFHKLMGDPMGLLGLGLAVLLILSAVLAPWIAPYGPNAMDIPSKLQGPSAAHWLGTDQLGRDVLSRALYGGRIALSVALVSTALSVIIGGILGMAAAMGPRWLDYLLTLGFDTVRAYPVIILALAIVPIFGGGMVVLVGLLVATSVPYYGRIMRASVLAQANAEYVEALRAMGAGRVRIVARHILPNVIGPVLIVASMDIPAFIAAEAGLSFLGVGVKPPASSWGLMLQDGFDFVGHTPWLVVAGGIPLVLATLGFTFLGEALRDAFDPKLVGKG; from the coding sequence ATGACTGCAACGGACGCACAAGGTCTGGTGCCGCCGTCGCGGTTGGGCGGTTTCCATAAACTGATGGGCGATCCGATGGGGTTGCTTGGGCTGGGCCTGGCAGTGCTATTGATTCTGTCCGCAGTGCTGGCTCCCTGGATTGCACCCTACGGGCCAAACGCCATGGACATTCCGTCGAAACTGCAGGGACCAAGTGCCGCCCATTGGCTGGGCACCGACCAGCTGGGCCGGGATGTGCTGTCGCGCGCGCTTTACGGCGGGCGGATCGCGCTCAGCGTGGCGCTGGTTTCCACCGCGCTGTCGGTGATCATCGGCGGCATCCTGGGCATGGCAGCAGCGATGGGGCCGCGCTGGCTGGATTATCTGCTGACCCTGGGGTTCGACACGGTACGCGCCTATCCGGTGATCATTCTGGCGCTGGCCATCGTTCCGATTTTCGGCGGCGGCATGGTGGTGCTGGTCGGCCTGCTGGTGGCAACTTCGGTGCCTTACTACGGGCGGATCATGCGGGCTTCGGTCCTGGCGCAGGCCAATGCAGAATATGTTGAGGCGCTGCGGGCGATGGGGGCCGGACGGGTGCGTATCGTGGCGCGCCACATCCTGCCCAATGTGATCGGTCCGGTGCTGATCGTCGCCTCGATGGACATCCCCGCGTTCATCGCAGCCGAGGCAGGCCTCAGCTTTTTGGGTGTCGGTGTTAAACCGCCAGCCTCCAGCTGGGGGCTGATGCTGCAGGACGGCTTCGACTTTGTCGGCCACACGCCGTGGCTGGTTGTGGCAGGAGGCATCCCGCTGGTGCTGGCGACGCTTGGGTTCACCTTTCTGGGCGAAGCTTTGCGCGATGCTTTTGATCCGAAACTTGTCGGGAAGGGCTGA